In the Burkholderia cenocepacia genome, one interval contains:
- a CDS encoding porin, with product MKNGRRLTAAAAAAMLGCLHAHAQTSGSVTLYGTVDTGIIYSTNQQFTRADGSTGGGHAWQMGGGNLVPSRFGFQGAEPLGGGLDAVFTLEQQFLSANGQALQGGTAFSRQAWVGLRQEAIGTLGLGRQYDSYTDMLGAYVSSNNWSTPYGSHLGDVDNLNAAFNFNNAVKFTSADFNGLTFGGTFSFGGQAGDFSAKRGYAVAATYTRAPVAFSVGYLDLHQPLDAALGGASGYIGDFACSDPGAMYCLLQDAGSMRAFGAGGSVTFGAATVALTYTHTRLGDSRYFSTAAQPRTQAFTFDIGELNVTYMFTPALQGGVAYIFNAAHTDGRGTTRFHQVNVGANYSLSKRTALYAVAIGQVASGTGLGTDADGNAANYAQIPVLANSNSSRQLAVMAGIRVNF from the coding sequence ATGAAGAACGGACGACGACTGACCGCGGCCGCAGCCGCGGCCATGCTGGGCTGCCTGCACGCACATGCGCAGACTTCGGGGAGCGTGACGCTGTACGGCACCGTGGATACCGGCATCATCTATTCGACGAACCAGCAGTTCACGCGCGCAGACGGCAGCACGGGCGGCGGCCATGCGTGGCAGATGGGCGGCGGCAACCTGGTGCCGTCCCGCTTCGGCTTCCAGGGCGCCGAGCCGCTCGGTGGCGGGCTCGACGCGGTGTTCACGCTCGAGCAGCAGTTCCTGTCCGCGAACGGGCAGGCGCTGCAAGGCGGCACCGCATTCAGCCGGCAGGCGTGGGTCGGGCTGCGCCAAGAGGCGATCGGCACGCTCGGCCTCGGCCGCCAGTACGACTCGTACACCGACATGCTCGGCGCATACGTGTCGAGCAACAACTGGTCGACGCCGTACGGCTCGCATCTCGGCGACGTCGACAACCTGAATGCCGCGTTCAACTTCAACAACGCGGTGAAGTTCACCAGCGCCGATTTCAACGGGCTCACGTTCGGCGGCACGTTCAGCTTCGGCGGGCAGGCCGGCGATTTTTCCGCGAAGCGCGGCTATGCGGTGGCCGCGACGTACACGCGCGCGCCGGTGGCGTTCTCGGTCGGCTACCTCGACCTGCACCAGCCGCTCGACGCGGCGCTCGGCGGCGCGAGCGGCTATATCGGCGATTTCGCGTGCAGCGACCCGGGCGCGATGTACTGCCTGCTGCAGGATGCCGGCTCGATGCGCGCGTTCGGCGCGGGCGGGTCGGTCACGTTCGGCGCGGCGACGGTCGCGCTGACCTACACGCATACGCGGCTCGGCGACAGCCGCTATTTCTCGACCGCCGCGCAGCCGCGCACGCAGGCGTTCACGTTCGACATCGGCGAGCTGAACGTCACGTACATGTTCACGCCGGCGTTGCAAGGCGGCGTCGCGTACATCTTCAACGCCGCGCATACGGACGGACGCGGCACGACGCGCTTCCACCAGGTGAACGTCGGCGCGAACTACAGCCTGTCGAAGCGCACCGCGCTGTATGCGGTCGCGATCGGCCAGGTCGCGAGCGGCACGGGGCTCGGCACCGATGCGGACGGCAACGCGGCGAACTATGCGCAGATTCCGGTGCTCGCGAACAGCAATTCGAGCCGGCAACTGGCGGTGATGGCGGGGATTCGTGTGAACTTTTGA